From the Vibrio tubiashii ATCC 19109 genome, the window ACGCCTTCGTCAGCGGTAATCACCACTTTAGCGTCTGAATCAATAATGCGGCCAGATAGCGCTTCTGGAGAGAAGCCACCGAATACAACAGTATGTACCGCACCAATACGGGTACAGGCTAGCATGGCAACGGCAGCTTCAGTCACCATTGGCATGTAAAGACAAACCACATCGCCTTTACGCACGCCTTGCTCTTTCAGTGCGTTCGAAAACTCACACACTTCTTTATGCAGTTGGTTAAACGTCAGTGTTTTATCGTCGTTTGGATCATCACCTTCCCAGATGATGGCGACGTCATCACCACGTTCAGCAAGGTGACGGTCAATACAGTTTGCAGATACGTTTAGCGTACCGTCTTCGAACCAACGGATATCAACGTGGCCAGTATCAAATGACGTGTTCTTTACTTGAGTGAAAGGCTTCATCCAATCGACGATTTTTCCGTGCTCACTCCAGAAACCAACAGGATCTGTCACAGATTGTTGGTACATAGCTTGGTAGGTATCGTTATCCGCGTGGGTATTTTTTTTGATGTTTTCTTTTACCGGATAAATATGGGCTTCACTCATTGCTTATCTCCTTGTGCTTAATTCCTTGTGAATTGAGCAAGTGTCCGTTTAAAACGATAAGGTCACCTGACCCTGACGTTGTAAAATCCCTATACCCATAACTTTCAAGCACAGGCGAGAATTCGACAATTAGACTTTAGGATGAGAGAGATAGATCTGCTTTGAAATGAAGGAATTAAAACGCAAATTGAGAACTTGGTCGTAAGTTAGGTTAGCGGGTGTAGGGCAGATTTAAGCTAGGGAGGTCACCTTTTGTTAATCGAACAAACACTAAGGCGGCAGAAATCGCATCTTGTAGGGCATCGTGTTTGTCTTGCAAAGGCAAGTCGAGATGCTTACAAATGGCGTCCAAGCTGAGATCAAAGTAGGCGTTAGGCAGGTGCTTTTCTAGCTTGTCGTGATAGATCTGGCTGACTTCGATTAAAGGATTGGGTAGAGGGAAACCTAACTGTTTGCGACAAGCGAGATCGAGAATTTTTTTGTCATAGCGAATGTGATAGCCGACTAATGGGCGATTGCCAATAAACTCCAGCAGTTGCATCAAGGCTTGTTTTTCATCGATACCATCAACGAGATCCTGATGGCGGATGCGGTGGATTTTAATCGAGCCAGAATCCAGTGATTGCGGGGCTCTTAGCCTGACTTCAAACGGTTTGCTGGTAATAATGCGATTGTCGATGATTTTGGTTGCCGCAATGGTGACGAGTTCGGCACGATTAGGGTCTAGGCTAGTGGTCTCACAATCTAACGAGACGTACTCGCCTTTTTGCACCGAGGCAAAAAGAGGCTGGTAAGGAGAGCCCTTGAGTTTGTAAAACCAATAACGGCGTTGCAACCAATTCATACACCAGCCTCTAATCTCTTATCTGATAATGATAGCCCAAGAACTGCTTAAACTTTTTCACCACATGCAAACTATGACGTAGTAAATCTCGCTCGGTACGTTCTATCTGTTTCAGGTCGATGCGATTATGGCTGTGTTGATTTGTCAGTTGTTGATTGAGGCGCAGCTTGAATAGCAACTTAAGTGCTTCACTGAGGTTGTCGGCGGTCTCTGGTTCAAGTATCCGTTTCACTCTTAAAGCTTCTATGCGTTCAAAGGTGTTTTTCTCTTCAATGCCATACTCTAGCGACAAGGTACGGATCCCATGAACGATAGGGAAGATGCCGCCACTTTTTACGTCGACACCTTGTTTGTCTTTCTTAACATTGCCAAACAGAGTCAATGGTAGAGAAAACTGTAACGCAGGACGCGAGAAGTCTTGCAGTGCGAGCATGTTGTTCAGCATGGTTTGCTTAAGATGTTGCGTGATGGGTTCGAGTAACGTTTTGTTGCCTGCGACGGCATGAGCATCGGTGAAAATCGCTAGGTCCATGACGTTTTCTGCACTGCTAGGTTTAGACCATTGGCTGATAGTGCTTTTCCATTCTGACTGGGTCTTGACCCACTTAGGGTTATTAACCATGACATTACCAGGGCAAAGTGGGTAGCCAAGTTGTTGTAGCGTATGAGTTAGCTGACCCATCACGGTTTCACATTGGTGCCAGTGAAGACCATCTTTGATGATCAATGCGTTGTCTTGGTCAGTTTTCAGTATTTGTTCCCCACGCCCTTCTGAGCCTAGAACGACCAAACAACAGTGATCGTGAAGGGCAGGAGGAACAATCAGTTCAAAGGCTTTCTCTATGATCTGCTCGTTGACCGCTGAGATCAGTTCCATGATAAAGCGGGTGCGAATGCCGTTATTAAGCAGACTTTCGACTAAGTTTCGTTGCCTGTTCGAGGCGAGAGCCAACTCTTCAATACTGGTCGAGCGAGCAATACTTAACGTTAATACGTGCGAGTGGGTAGAGAAAGCACTGAGGATCTGGGTCATATCGAGCATGCCGACCGCTTCTTTACCATCGGCGACCATCACGCGTTTCATTCGGTGACGTGTCATTTTAATCATCGCATTAAAAAGAAACTCACCGTCCTCTACATGCACCACAGGGAAAGTGGCAATTTTGCCTACAGGAGTGTCGAGTGGATGACCTTCAAGCATAACGGCATGCAGCATATTGGTTCGAGTAATGATCCCATACGGCATTGAGTGCTCATCTTCAACGAGGCGGACGTCAGAGTCGTTTAATCGCACCAACGCAGAGTCGATACCATTTTTCTTGAGTGTTTGCGTCACTTCATTCAGCGGTTGCTCGGGAGAGAGTATCATTGGTGGATGATAGATCTCTTTATCGACCTTAGTCAGGATAAACTCGGCCAGGTTTTGCTGTTGCTGGGCCGCATCGATCAGCTCTTGGCGCTTGGCAAGGTTGTTGTCGAAGTAGGCGGCGAACTGACCATTCTCGTTATACAGCTCAATGAAAACTGACTTGGGCAATAGATAGCAAAGGGTATCTTCTAATGCGATGTAGCGATGCTTTACCGTCTCTTCAAATAGAGCACGTACATCAAACAAATCATCATTAGCGTAGTGAGCAAAAACTTCTTTGTCGTCTTCCGAACGCTCTTCGACTGCTCCTTTGATCAGGATGTGCAGGTGTTGGCTCTGTGTACCGGGCTGAAGTAAGGTTTCTTTGGCACGGTAATAAGCGACATCCAATGAGCTACGCAGCCGGTTCTGCTGCTGGCTGTCCAATCGATCAAACGGTGGGGAGTGCATATTAAATTTATCTGGCATTACGAACCCTACTTCATTGCCACTCTATAGGTTAAGTGTGCAGGATTGGCATAATTGTTCCAGACGACTTTGGTCGAATCTATTAATGAAACAAGTCCGCTCATTTCGTTGCTAATGATGAAAATAGTGAGAATAGGGAAACGCAGTTGTGACGATTATTCCCTTTTTATTCTCAGCAAAGCAAACGATAATATCGCCGCTTTGTTCCAATTTATTCACGCATTCAGAGGTAATGATGCTCACCCCATCTCCATATGGCTGGATTTCCCAGTATTTTGTCGGTTTCTTTTTCGCTTATGGTGTTTATCTACCATTTTGGGCGTTGTGGTTTGAAGAGCAGGGGGTATCGGCAACAGATATCGGGTTGTTAGTTGGTATTGGTTTTGCGACCCGATGTGTCGCTAATATGGTGCTAACACCACGTATCCATAAAGTCGAACACTTGATGCCAGCACTGCGATGGCTCAGCTTTGCCTCTATTCTTTTTGTTAGTTTCCACTTCTTTACAGGTGGTAGCTTTTGGTTAATGGCATTGGCGACTGTGTTGTTCAACTTGTGCTGTGGCCCTATTGTTCCCTTGTCTGATGCCATGGCGAACTACTATTCACGTTTGCAAATGCTTGATTATGGCCGCACTCGCTTGTGGGGTTCGATTGCCTTTATTGCCGGTTCAACGGTGGTTGGCTTCTTAGTTGCGCAGTATGGCAGTGACATGATTATCTTCACTGCGCTGGCTGGTGTGGTTGTAGCTTTGTTGTTCTCAATGCGCAACATCAATCCAATGCCCGTTACGACGGAAGATGAAGATGCTGAGCGCCCTAAGTTGACAGAGCTGCTGTGTGAACTTCCTGTGGTTAAGTTCCTGATTTTGGTTTCTCTTATTCAAGGCAGTCACGCTGCGTATTACAGCTTCAGTTCGATTTATTGGAAAGAGGCGGGCTACTCAGAAGACATTATCGGTTATCTCTGGAGCTTAGGTGTTGTGGCTGAGGTGGCGATTTTTGCTTTGAGTAAACGTCTGTTCTCGGGTTGGACGCTTCGAGCGTTGTTTATGGTCGCTGCACTTGGTGTGGTGGTACGTTGGGGTTTGACTGCTTCTACAACCGCATTAGTGGCATTGGTGATGATCCAGCTTCTACATGGTGTGACCTTTGCAATCGCACATATCGCCGCGATTCAATATATCCAGCACTCTGAGCAAAGAAAAATGGTGGCGCTGCAAGCGCTATACAATGCGATTCCTTTAGGGGCATTCATCGCGTTGATGACCACCTTAAGTGGTTGGGGCTATGAAAACTGGGGGGCAAACGTCTTCTGGGCGATGGCCGTTATGGGTGTCTTGGCTCTATTTATCAAAGTTGATCCCCAAAAACATCAAGTTAGCGATATGTCGAAAGCGGAGCCTAATGCACAGAATTAAGCCTAGCTGATTGAGTTGATAGCATATCCTTAGTTAAATGAAACCTCTCCAATATGGGGAGGTTTTTGTTTGGCGCATGATAAGGATATCTGATGCAAGGCTGGCTAGTGATCACTGTATCACTGATGTATCTCGGACTACTGTTCCTCATTGCTTGGTATGGTGATAAACAGCACAACTGGTTGGCCAAATGGCGACCTTGGATTTACAGCCTATCTATCGCAGTGTACTGCACATCGTGGACATTTTACGGCACCGTCGGGCAGGCTAGTAACAATCCTTGGGCTTTCCTGCCTATCTATATCGCCCCAATACTTGTCTTTACTCTCGGTTGGCGAATTCTGGCTCGGTTGATTATTACCGCCAAACGAGAACACATTACCTCTATTGCTGACTTTATCGCTGCGCGCTATGGCAAATCACAAGGTCTAGCTGTGGTCGTTACCTTGATTGCAGTGGCTGGTATTTTGCCTTACATCGCACTGCAATTGCGCGGTATTACCATGGGGTTAGAGATCATTTCGCCTGAACTGCCGCGAAGTTTCGAAGGCTCAAGCCTTGATGTGTCTTGGTTCGTGGTTGGTGCATTGGCCATTTTTACCATGCTGTTTGGTACTCGCCATATTGATAATACTGAGCATCACCGCGGTATGATGATGGCGATTGCGTTTGAATCTATTATCAAGCTGGTGGCATTTCTAGCCGTTGGTCTGTTTATTCTGTTCTTAGCGCTTAATCGCAATGACGTTGAGCTAGCACAGATTGCGCGTCAGACCTACCAATCACCGAACATACCGACCCTAGTTATTCATACCGTGCTAACCATGTTGGCGATTGTCTGTCTGCCACGCCAGTTCCATACTATGGTGGTAGAAAACGAGCGCGCGCAAGACCTGCATACCGCGCGTTGGTTATTTCCTCTTTATTTGATTTTGATGGGCATTTTTGTCTTGCCGATTGCTTGGGTCGGGCAATCTCTTCTGACCGACGCCAGTCCCGATACCTATGTGATTAGCTTGCCGATGGCGGTAGGTGCGCAGGATATTGCTTTACTTGCTTTCCTCGGCGGCACATCTGCGGCCAGTGGCATGGTGATTGTTTCAACCATCGCTTTGGCAATCATGGTCTCCAATGATTTAGTCATGCCATTGCTGCTGCGCCGAATGCGACTCTCACAGCGCAATCACAGGCACTTCTCTGGTCTGCTGTTGATTATTCGCCGTGGGCTAATTCTTCTGCTATTGCTTGGAGCTTGGGGATTTTATCAAGCACTAGGTAATATCCACTCCCTTTCTGCGATTGGTTTCCTCTCCTTTGCGGCGATCACTCAGTTTGCCCCCGCTTTGATTGGTGGTATGTATTGGCGTCAGGGAAACCGCAAAGGGGTATACGTTGGCTTGGCGGTAGGTTTTACCTTATGGCTGATTACCTTAATGAGCCAAACCGATATGCTAGCGGGCAGCGCGCAAGACAACTTCCTATTGTGGATGATCACTCCGCCTGAATGGCTGCAGAATCTCAATGTCAAAAATTCAGACTGGGGCATTGTACTCAGTGTTGCGCTCAACACCCTTTGTTACGTCGTTGTCTCGCTGCTTACTCGCGCCAGTCTAAGTGAGCGCTTACAGTCTGCTTCGTTTGTGGGTACGCCTCTACCTGAAAGTGAAAACATGAGCTTGTATCAAAGCCGTGTCACAGTGGGTGAGTTAGAGATGCTGGCGTCGCGTTTTGTTGGCAGGCAACGGGTGCGAAGTGCATTCAGGCAATATTGGCAACAGCAAAGAGAAACCTTACTGCCCAATCAACAAGCGCCTTCTACTTTAATTCGCCATACCGAAAGGGTGCTGGCTGGGGTTTTTGGTGCCTCATCGGCTAAGTTAGTCCTTACTTCTGCGCTACAAGGCAGAAACATGCAGCTGGAAGAAGTCGCTACCATTGTTGATGAAGCTTCAGAGCTGTATGACTTTAGCCGAGGACTACTGCAAGGGGCGATTGAACATATCGGGCAAGGTATTGCTGTGGTCGATAAGCAGCTTCGTCTTGTGGCATGGAACCAGCGTTACTTAGAGCTGTTTACGTTTCCGGCTGGCTTGATTCAGGTGGGTAGGCCGATTGCCGATGTGATACGACACAATGCTGAGTGCGGGTTGTGTGGCCCGGGTGACCCTGAGGAGCATGTGCGTCGACGGGTTTATCACCTTGAGCAAGGAACGCGTCATACCTCGTCGCGCGTACGACCTGATGGTCGAGTGATAGAAGTGCAGGGCAACCCAATGCCAGGTGGTGGGTTTGTGATGAGCTTTACCGATATCACCGTCTTCCGCGATGCTGAGCAAGCCCTAAAAGATGCTAACGAAACCCTTGAAGAACGCGTCCAAGAGCGTACTCAAGAGCTAGAGCAACTGAACAAAAAACTGGTCTCAGCCACTCAACGCTCTGAACATGAATCACAATCCAAATCGCGCTTTTTAGCCGCAGTAAGCCATGACTTAATGCAGCCACTCAATGCTGCTCGTCTGTTCGCCTCATCTTTATCGGAAGTCGCAAAAGAGCCTGAGACCAAGCAGCTTTCCCATCATATTGAGAGTGCCTTAGGAGCCGCTGAAGATTTGATTGGCGATTTACTGGATATCTCGCGTCTAGAATCTGGCAAGCTAGATATCAACGTACATGGTTTTGCGATTAACGATGTTTTATCCAACCTCAATGCGGAGTTTAGTGCGCTTGCGAAGCAGCAGGGTATTGAGTTCACCATGATACCGAGTCAGCTATTGGTTCAATCTGACCCGAAACTCTTACGTCGTGTGGTACAGAACTTTTTAACTAATGCGTTTCGCTACAGTCCAAAAGGTAAAGTGGTCCTCGGCGTAAGACGATTGGGAAGCCAAGCACGTATCGATGTGTGGGACAATGGTATGGGCATTGATGAGGACAAGCAGCAAGAAATATTTGAAGAGTTTAATCGTGGAACTCAAGTTCGTTCCGATCAGGGCTTAGGGCTTGGACTAGCGATTTCTAAAGGGATAGCTCATGTTCTTGGTCACCAAATCACTATGCGTTCATGGCCAGGTAAAGGCAGCGTGTTCTCGATTACACTCGCGCGCAGCGAAAAAGCCCTAGAACCAGTAAAAGCTGTACCGGCAAGCTCTACTTCAGACTTGAGTCATTTGAAAGTTCTATGTGTGGATAACGAAACCGATATCTTGGTTGGCATGGAAACCTTGCTCGGCCGCTGGGGGTGCGACGTACGAACCGCTGTGGACTTGGTTAACTGCTTGCAGGCAATAGAAGAAACCTGGGTGCCGGATGTGATTTTGTCTGATTATCGACTCGATAATGGACGCACCGGATTAGAGGTGCTTCAGCAATGTCGCCTGCGTTTAGGCGATAGCTTTATCGGTGTTATTATTAGTGCAGACCGCACTGACGATATGCTAGATGGTATCAAGTCGAATGGATTTAGCTTTATTCCCAAGCCTGTTAAACCGCTAAAACTCAGGGCGGTTTTGAATAGGGTTTAGAGGAGTGAGAGTCGGGAACGGGCTGCGCCCTATGGAAGGTTGGATCGCTACGCTGCTGGATAATGGGATCGGGCTTCGTCCTTTTCGAAGGTTCGATACATATCCCGTCATTCCCTAGACTCACGAAGGAAGGAGTAGGGAATCTCCATAAATCATCGACTTGCTTGAAGAGATCCCCAACTCACTCGTTCCTCTTTCTCGGGGATGACCGTTATTAAATAAAAACAAAGGGTTGACGCGAAAACGCCAACCCTGAAAAATTCTCCAGCTCTCCAGCTCTCCAGCTCTCCAGCTCTCCAGCTCTCCAGCTACTCCGTAAACAAAGTTTCGTATTTAACAAACGCAGTTTGAGTTTCGCCGTAATACAATGTGCCTTCAGACTGAATCGCGACGCGTAGCCAGCTTTCAGCTGATGTTGGTTTCGCTACAGAGATTGCCCAGTGTTGGCCGGTGCTGTCTGTTGGCTGCATATCCAAAGGTTGAGCACTTTGTTCTTGGCTATCGACAATGGATAGCTTTACACCTTCTAAAGGGAAAGCGGCTTTTAAAGATAAGTCCAAACCGTTCGCGGTTAACTTCTCAGAACGAAACTGCACTTTAAAGTCGCCGTTGGTCATATCACACAGTCCGCTGGTGTAGCGGCAGTTAGATTTGGCGGCTAGCTTATAGGTTTCGCCTTCTTTCGCGGCATGAGGCTTTTCACTCAACGCCATATCTGTACCAAAGTAGGCAATCAGAGAAAGAATTGGGGCAATAAGTAAGGCTATTAGAAAGTGCTTATTTTTGAACATCTTGCGTCCTGGCTTCAACGTTAAAAGGCTAAGTTAACTCAATTTAGCGAATAAAAAAGCCCCCGAGGGGGCTTTTGTGGCTTAGGTATTATTTTAGTGGTCTACTGCACCGCCAGCACCTGCTGGTACACGTACGTGTTCAACCAAGTCTTTCACTTCTTGTGGTGTTTCAGCTGTTACTTTCGATACAGCGAACGCGACTGCGAAGTTAAAGACTGCACCAATTGCACCGAATGCGTTTGGCTCAATGCCTAGGAACCAGTTGCTGCCCCAGCTTTCTAGGTAAGTCCAGTCAGCAACAAACAGGATGCCTTTGTGCTGGAATACGTAGAATAGAGTGATACTGATACCTGCAATCATACCTGCGATTGCGCCTTCCTTGTTGATACCTTTACTGAAGATACCCATCATCAGTGCCGGGAAGATTGAGGACGCCGCAAGACCAAATGCCAGTGCTACCGTACCTGCTGCAAAGCCTGGCGGGTTGAGGCCGAGGTAGCCTGCCACCGCAATCGCCACCGCCATGGAAATCCGACTGGCGAGCAGCTCTTTCTTCTCGGATATATTCGGATTGATGACGCCTTTGATTAAATCATGGGATATCGCAGAGGATATCGCGAGCAATAGACCTGCCGCCGTTGATAGTGCTGCTGCCAGACCACCGGCTGCCACCAAGGCAATCACCCAGTTTGGAAGCTTAGCAATCTCAGGGTTAGCCAGTACCATGATGTCACGGTCAACTTTCAGCTCGTTAGTCGCTGGGTTTGACGTGTATTCAATCAGACCATCGCCGTTCTTATCATCAAAGCCTAGTAGACCTGTTTTCTCCCAGTTTTTGAACCAGTCAGGACGCTCATCATAAGCTAGGTGCTGACCTGGAGCTGGGTTTACGGTATCCATTAGGTTTAGGCGAGCCATTGCCGATACTGCTGGTGCAGTTGTGTATAGGATAGCGATGAAGACTAGTGCCCAACCTGCTGAAGTACGTGCGTCACGTACTTTAGGTACCGTGAAGAAACGGATGATTACGTGTGGTAGACCCGCAGTACCGATCATTAGCGACATAGTGTAAACAAACATGTTGAGTGTATCGCCACGGACTTGAGTGGTGTATTCACTAAAGCCGAGTTCGGTGACCACTTGGTCGAGCCGATCGAGTAGATAGACGTCGGTGCCTTGTATGGTACTACCGAGACCAATCTGAGGAAGAGGGTGACCAGTCAGTTGCAGAGAGATAAAGATTGCAGGAATAGTGTAAGCTAAAATGAGTACGCAATATTGAGCAATCTGCGTGTAAGTAATCCCTTTCATGCCACCCATTACAGCGTACATGAATACGATACACATACCGATCAGAAGACCAGTTGAGTAATCAACTTCTAGGAAACGACCGAACGCAACACCAACGCCTTTCATTTGACCGATTACATAAGTGACCGACGCGATGATAAGACACACAACTGCGACGATACGTGCTGCGTTTGAGTAGAAACGCTCACCTACGAACTCTGGTACAGTAAACTTGCCGAACTTACGTAGGTAAGGTGCAAGTAGTAGTGCGAGAAGTACGTAACCGCCAGTCCAACCCATTAGGAATACGGAACCGCCGTAACCCATAAAGGCAATTAGACCTGCCATAGAGATAAATGATGCGGCTGACATCCAGTCTGCTGCGGTTGCCATACCGTTGGCGATTGGGTTTACACCGCCGCCTGCAACATAAAACTCTTTAGTTGACCCAGCACGTGCCCAAATCGCAATACCGATGTAAAGGATAAAGGTCGCACCAACAACGAGGTAAGTGATAGTTTTCAAATCCATCTGAGTTACTCCTTACTCATCTACGCCGAATTCACGGTCGATTTGGCGCATTTTCCACGCGTAGTAGAAAATAATACCCAGGAAGGCATAGATTGAGCCTTGTTGAGCAAACCAGAAACCAAGCTTGTACCCGCCTAGTTGAAATTGATTGAGTTCATCTACAAATAAAATGCCGCAGCCGAAAGAAACGACAAACCAGATAACCATAAGGCTAATCATCAGTTTTACGTTCTTATCCCAGTAGGCTTTGGCTTTATCCTGACTTTCAAACGCCATTGCCGTCTCCTTACGTGTTTGTTGTTAAGAAAATGTTTCAACATCTACATTAGCAAGGGTGGGACAAGAACTCTTTTCAACTTTAGTCGCGGTGAGAAAAACAAAAAGCGCCTAAAAATAAGGCGCTTAAGGATTAATGATAGATTTTTGTGATGTTAATGGTGTGTTAAATTAGCCTAAAGTCTAACGTTTTATTGTTAGTCTTATCGATTTTCGCTATCCGGCGTAAAAATCTTTGATCCCCATCAGCAGGTTGCTTACTGCTACGGCTGCAAGAATAAGCCCCATCACACGACTGATAATGGCGGCACCGACATTGCCAATCCACTTCTGAATATGTGTCGCACCAAGAAGTAACAATAGGGTGATAAGTAAAACCGTCACCATGACAGCGGCAGTAATTCCCTGATCGACAAGTGCGTATCTATGATTGTCCGTCAGCATGACAATCGCCATCATTGCTCCCGGTGAAGCGATAGAGGGAATAGCTAAAGGGTACACCGCCAAATCAGCGAGGTCGGAATGGCTCACCTCTTCTGAAAGCTTAGTTTCTTGTTCCGGCTTAGATTCACCAAAGATCATGGTTAGGGCAAACAGTAGTAGCACTAAGCCACCTGCCGCCTGAAATGCTGGCAAAGGTATCTGCATCGCTTCAAGGAGCAACTGACCTGCGACGAGGAAAAACAGCAGTACACCCGTTGCAATAGCCACAGCTTTTAACGCAACCAAACGGCGCTGTTTAGCAGTGAGATGCTGAGTTTGAGATAAGTAAACCGGGACTGAGCCAATAGGATCGATGACAGCCCACAGGACGACGAATTGAGTAATTAGAACGCTTAGCAAGAGAAGTACTCCCAGAGTTTGTTGAACAGAGGGGTAAATCAGATTGTTGCCTGATGCCTCAAGTGTAGCAAATTTCTAGGAGTATTTGTGTCAGAAACTGGTGAGTTAAGTTTCTGATTCGAGTTGTTGAAGTAAAATAACCGCCTGAGTGCGATTTTTCACACCTAACTTACGGAATATCGCCGTCATATGAGCTTTTATTGTCGCTTCTGATACATTTAATTCATAAGCAATCTGCTTATTAAGTAAGCCATCAGATAGCATTCCTAAGACTTTGTATTGCTGTGGAGTTAAAGTGGCAATTTTTTCTGCTAAATCATTACACGCTGCGTTGTTGGTAATGGAACCTTCAGGGAAGAAAGGTTCGCCATTGAGCACCTGATTAAGAGCACTGACGAGCTCACGCATATCACTGGACTTGGGAATAAAACCGAATGCGCCATGACTCTTAACCTGAGTCACTACTGACGGTTCTTCACTAGCTGAGACGACCACAATGGGTAAATCAGGATATTCAGCACGCAGTTGAATCAAGCCTGACATGCCGTTTGCACCAGGCATCTTTAAGTCGAGCAGAAGTAGGTCAGGTTCGTCTTCTTTAGCGAGCAGGGTAAGAAGGGCATCTAATGAGTCGGCTTCTAGCAGATTTGCGCCACTCACCGCCATATGCACCGAT encodes:
- a CDS encoding MarC family protein; protein product: MLSVLITQFVVLWAVIDPIGSVPVYLSQTQHLTAKQRRLVALKAVAIATGVLLFFLVAGQLLLEAMQIPLPAFQAAGGLVLLLFALTMIFGESKPEQETKLSEEVSHSDLADLAVYPLAIPSIASPGAMMAIVMLTDNHRYALVDQGITAAVMVTVLLITLLLLLGATHIQKWIGNVGAAIISRVMGLILAAVAVSNLLMGIKDFYAG
- a CDS encoding response regulator transcription factor: MDSTYTIIIADDHPLFRNALFQSVHMAVSGANLLEADSLDALLTLLAKEDEPDLLLLDLKMPGANGMSGLIQLRAEYPDLPIVVVSASEEPSVVTQVKSHGAFGFIPKSSDMRELVSALNQVLNGEPFFPEGSITNNAACNDLAEKIATLTPQQYKVLGMLSDGLLNKQIAYELNVSEATIKAHMTAIFRKLGVKNRTQAVILLQQLESET